A region of Nitrospirota bacterium DNA encodes the following proteins:
- a CDS encoding c-type cytochrome, translating to MQLKTNQIALIALFCSALLGVTLWALYAEYNRPWKEYQRGSGGAGINQIWLRDLGITDRCTTCHQGADDIKFANEEQPFKTHSGDYLKQHPIERFGCVICHEGQGEALTAEAAHGEEKNWTRPILRGAQSHSSCVKCHLINNDMPLDISFPGAEKFIQGRRLFMEKNCIGCHKLSGYERPERIAPALTLIGSKVSGEWLRSWLKDPQDYLPDSKMPRFRLSDEEIGYVADYLMSNSPLPPLKLRGGAEGGGVNLRMGKGEGETLVNSLGCLGCHKINEKGTAFGPDLSDIGNKVKLDWLLQFLKNPKSYDPRTIIPDFKIPEKDIPAITEYLMSLKKEKHNIQNPPVSPLNKGELNSPLIRGVRGVFPSLEKSSEGKLSDNIEKGRTLVKELGCRGCHEIEKLTFENNAPELDGIGEKRVAELVFSNINGIEKNLINWLKIKVKEPGRFATDKIVTKMPDFNINDEETDALVTFLISIKDNDIPQKYKRVLVDHEAAESKGKRLLEKYNCTGCHKINNVGGVVGPDLTQEAKKARPEWLSGFLKAPVKIRPEGILMARMPDFNLSEKESNGIIEYLSSLSGVSYPYNFEPKQEAQAEEINDGEKLYHDIFGCVACHTLNGQGGKVGPDHTDIASTLKREWIEQWLKDPQKIKADVRMPKFKFEDWEFEALTDYLMTRGQYRFVEIKEKD from the coding sequence ATGCAATTAAAAACTAATCAAATTGCATTGATAGCCCTATTCTGTTCCGCCCTTCTCGGTGTCACTCTCTGGGCGCTCTACGCAGAATACAACCGGCCGTGGAAAGAATATCAGCGCGGATCAGGAGGCGCAGGGATCAATCAGATATGGCTCCGGGACCTTGGTATAACAGACCGCTGCACCACCTGTCATCAGGGCGCGGATGATATCAAATTCGCCAATGAAGAACAGCCGTTCAAGACCCATTCGGGAGATTACCTGAAGCAGCATCCTATTGAAAGGTTCGGCTGCGTCATCTGCCATGAAGGACAGGGTGAAGCGTTGACAGCAGAGGCTGCGCATGGTGAAGAGAAGAATTGGACAAGGCCGATACTGAGAGGCGCTCAGTCACATTCGTCCTGTGTGAAATGCCACCTGATAAACAATGATATGCCGCTTGATATTTCTTTTCCGGGGGCTGAGAAGTTTATTCAGGGCAGAAGGCTCTTTATGGAAAAAAACTGTATCGGATGTCACAAACTTTCAGGATATGAAAGGCCGGAGCGCATCGCCCCTGCCCTGACCTTGATAGGCAGCAAGGTCAGCGGAGAGTGGCTGCGATCATGGTTGAAGGATCCACAGGATTATCTGCCTGATTCAAAGATGCCGCGCTTCCGGCTGAGCGATGAAGAGATCGGTTATGTCGCGGATTATTTAATGAGTAACTCCCCCCTCCCCCCTCTTAAGCTAAGAGGGGGTGCCGAAGGCGGGGGTGTTAATTTAAGAATGGGCAAGGGGGAGGGTGAAACCCTCGTCAACTCCCTCGGCTGCCTCGGCTGTCACAAGATCAATGAAAAAGGCACAGCCTTCGGCCCTGACCTTTCTGATATCGGGAATAAAGTTAAATTAGATTGGCTCTTGCAGTTTTTAAAGAACCCGAAATCTTATGATCCCAGGACGATAATTCCGGACTTCAAGATACCAGAGAAAGATATCCCTGCCATCACTGAGTATCTCATGAGTTTGAAAAAAGAAAAACATAATATACAAAATCCCCCTGTTTCCCCCTTGAACAAGGGGGAATTAAATTCCCCTCTAATAAGAGGGGTTAGGGGTGTGTTCCCCTCTTTAGAAAAGAGTAGTGAGGGGAAACTTTCAGACAATATCGAGAAAGGCAGAACACTGGTCAAAGAACTCGGATGCAGAGGATGCCATGAGATAGAGAAACTCACTTTTGAGAATAACGCGCCTGAACTTGACGGTATAGGAGAAAAGCGTGTCGCCGAACTCGTCTTCAGCAATATAAACGGTATTGAGAAGAACCTCATCAACTGGCTGAAGATCAAGGTTAAAGAGCCGGGAAGATTTGCCACTGACAAGATCGTCACAAAGATGCCGGACTTCAATATAAACGATGAAGAGACAGATGCGCTTGTCACATTTCTCATCAGCATCAAGGATAATGATATCCCTCAAAAATATAAGCGCGTGCTGGTTGACCATGAGGCTGCTGAATCCAAGGGAAAAAGGCTGTTAGAAAAGTACAACTGCACCGGCTGCCATAAGATAAATAATGTAGGCGGAGTTGTCGGCCCGGACCTCACACAAGAGGCGAAAAAGGCGAGGCCGGAATGGCTGTCAGGTTTTTTAAAAGCTCCTGTCAAGATAAGGCCTGAAGGGATACTCATGGCGCGCATGCCTGATTTTAATCTGTCTGAAAAAGAGAGCAATGGCATAATCGAATATCTGTCATCTCTTTCAGGTGTGTCATATCCGTACAATTTCGAGCCCAAGCAAGAAGCGCAAGCGGAAGAGATCAATGACGGAGAAAAACTTTATCATGATATCTTCGGATGCGTTGCCTGCCACACACTAAATGGACAGGGCGGCAAAGTTGGCCCTGACCATACTGACATTGCAAGCACGTTAAAAAGGGAATGGATCGAGCAATGGCTTAAAGACCCGCAGAAGATAAAAGCGGATGTGAGGATGCCGAAGTTCAAATTCGAGGATTGGGAGTTTGAGGCGCTGACCGATTATCTCATGACACGCGGGCAGTACAGGTTTGTTGAGATTAAAGAGAAGGATTGA
- a CDS encoding cytochrome b N-terminal domain-containing protein → MRLKTKISFLNRIKDSRIYRSIFRHDYEDTKKNRVLQIRSNVFLHLHPVKMPEHAFRIRFTWCLGGMTFFLFLVEVISGLLLMFYYRPITEYAYTDMRYLRFDVPFGVILRNIHRWAAHLMVTTVILHMLRVFLTGSYKPPREFNWVVGVVLLVVTLLLSFTGYLLPWDQLSYWAVTVGTNMISATPLLGNEGPFSLVNKYNDIRFMILGGTEIGTNALLRFYVMHIVLLPVIGIIFMAVHFWRIRKDGGISRPL, encoded by the coding sequence ATGAGATTGAAGACTAAAATAAGTTTCTTGAACAGAATTAAAGATTCGCGTATCTACAGATCCATATTCCGTCACGATTACGAAGACACAAAGAAGAACAGGGTTCTTCAGATAAGGTCTAACGTATTTCTGCATCTGCATCCTGTGAAGATGCCGGAGCACGCATTCAGGATACGTTTTACATGGTGCCTCGGGGGCATGACATTCTTTCTTTTTCTGGTTGAAGTGATAAGCGGATTACTATTGATGTTCTATTACCGTCCCATAACTGAATACGCGTATACTGACATGAGATATCTCAGGTTCGATGTCCCTTTCGGCGTCATCCTCAGAAATATCCACCGCTGGGCAGCGCATCTTATGGTGACCACCGTTATCCTTCATATGCTGAGGGTATTTCTCACCGGCTCGTATAAGCCGCCCCGCGAGTTCAACTGGGTGGTTGGAGTTGTACTGCTTGTCGTCACTTTACTGCTCAGCTTTACAGGATATCTTCTGCCGTGGGACCAGCTCTCATACTGGGCGGTCACTGTCGGTACGAACATGATAAGCGCGACGCCTCTGCTTGGAAATGAAGGGCCTTTTTCACTCGTCAACAAATATAACGACATCCGCTTCATGATACTCGGAGGGACGGAGATAGGGACAAACGCGCTCCTGAGATTCTATGTGATGCACATCGTACTGCTGCCTGTTATCGGCATTATCTTTATGGCAGTTCATTTCTGGAGGATAAGAAAGGACGGAGGTATATCAAGGCCGCTATGA
- a CDS encoding sulfite exporter TauE/SafE family protein translates to MDELIISTYFLAFLFFIVALAYSSVGLGGGSSFTALMAIFGVSFLAIPAISLILNIIVTSAGSFNFIRNKHARIRLILPFFISSVPMSYIGGSLRLPKEIFSWILLITLILVALRIYFFKDTTIKLNLSSRQKLIISLIAGALLGLIAGIVGIGGGIYLVPLIIILGLGSEKEAAACGVIFIWVNSLSGLAARLQEHPIDIAQLLPLIIAVLIGGSLGSYMGSFKLSPSTMQKVLGGIIIVAIFFLTKKILFA, encoded by the coding sequence ATGGACGAACTAATAATATCAACTTATTTTCTTGCTTTCCTGTTTTTCATAGTGGCTTTAGCCTATTCATCAGTCGGCCTGGGCGGAGGGTCGTCATTCACCGCTTTAATGGCTATCTTCGGGGTGAGCTTTCTGGCCATTCCTGCGATATCCCTGATACTCAATATCATTGTTACTTCAGCCGGAAGCTTCAACTTTATCCGGAACAAACATGCGCGCATCCGCCTTATCCTTCCGTTCTTTATCTCATCCGTTCCAATGTCTTATATCGGCGGATCACTGAGGCTGCCGAAAGAGATCTTCTCGTGGATACTCCTGATCACCCTGATCCTTGTTGCATTGCGCATATATTTCTTCAAGGATACAACGATAAAATTAAATTTAAGCAGCAGGCAGAAACTCATCATTTCATTGATCGCCGGAGCGCTCCTCGGGCTTATCGCGGGAATTGTCGGGATCGGCGGCGGGATATACCTTGTTCCATTGATAATCATCTTAGGGCTGGGCTCTGAGAAAGAGGCCGCAGCCTGCGGCGTGATATTCATCTGGGTTAATTCTCTCTCCGGGTTAGCGGCACGGCTGCAGGAGCATCCTATCGATATCGCACAGCTTCTCCCTCTGATAATTGCGGTATTGATCGGGGGAAGCCTCGGATCATACATGGGCTCCTTTAAATTATCTCCTTCAACTATGCAGAAAGTTTTAGGCGGCATCATTATTGTCGCGATCTTCTTTTTGACAAAGAAGATATTGTTTGCCTGA
- a CDS encoding ubiquinol-cytochrome c reductase iron-sulfur subunit, producing MTTDIHNTDITRRSFLKIIGIGSFFISLGISAIAAVRFFFPRVLFEAPSVFKIGKPDEFLSEDKTTEVQVYEMWKKEHAVWIVREKNRLYAIQAKCTHLGCTPNWFSDDKVFKCPCHGSRYHADGVNFAGPAPRPLDRLGISIDDNKVISIDKSRTYTFKDFDKPGVYIEV from the coding sequence ATGACTACAGACATTCACAACACCGACATCACCCGCCGCTCATTCCTCAAGATAATAGGCATAGGCTCGTTCTTTATTAGCCTGGGAATTTCAGCGATTGCAGCAGTGAGGTTCTTCTTTCCGAGGGTGCTCTTCGAAGCGCCGTCAGTATTTAAGATCGGCAAGCCCGATGAATTTCTTTCTGAAGATAAAACCACAGAGGTTCAGGTTTATGAGATGTGGAAGAAAGAGCATGCGGTCTGGATAGTCAGGGAGAAGAACCGTTTATACGCAATACAGGCAAAGTGTACGCACTTAGGGTGCACACCCAACTGGTTCAGCGATGACAAGGTATTTAAATGCCCATGCCACGGCAGCCGGTATCACGCTGACGGAGTGAACTTCGCAGGGCCCGCGCCAAGGCCGCTTGACCGTCTGGGAATATCTATTGATGACAACAAGGTTATATCCATTGACAAGAGCAGGACTTATACATTTAAGGATTTTGATAAGCCCGGGGTGTACATTGAGGTATGA
- a CDS encoding molybdopterin-dependent oxidoreductase — translation MSDEKKFSRRDLLKVSAAGAAGACIMTNGVPAFASGLGAAKATEFVELPPANAEAYETACRYCHVMCGYKVFVWPKGTGRKPEKEKFFPVEKMRGDWPNQVFTIETIKGGKAVNIMVVPDNKDIASGSNYSVRGAFNAQSLYSEKLPTRIRLKKPMIRKGGKGGALTEVSWDEALAFCAVNLQNIIKKHGPDAVGAVYGDWGYLQNTHALLKWLFTGIKSSTLAGNGYLFWGDESAGLADVVGGGTRSFTSEDFTKTKCIFCAGKNLKDTGSSWYYNALTTGGMNKGDIKLIFVDPRKTQMAADAEKSGGLFLQINPGTDAILGASLMHVIVKNELYDKDFVQKHTTGFDTLKETVLNSRFAPENAETVTGIPAAKIKAAAEMLAKYKGETMVLFEKGIMHQVTGYENEVSYSALGIILGNAGKPGACTSRAGGHPRGTWADPPAPNGDSSMRSICDKIDKGEVKALWSYISNIYVQLPNLSKYKPQIDKMFLIVNEIYPTDTTAAADVVFPAATWGEWNTIQASEDRRIHIQQGFMDPPGDAKPDWWIVAELAKRMGLSGFDWKNEQEIYEECNVQTKGDFTSDISEISWNDLMKAGTNGIQFPYKNRRSISRLYSPETEEVMGRRFKHKDGKAHLDPVKSLADLDPYNHPLRDKITGDYPLWMIMHRANEIWNTGYNFYSNGANQPLTPDLYERVSEQTVSINPDDAKTMGIKSGDWVTLNSRNGSMKAVAKVTDLTTPGVVDVMALYPKTEGTPNMVTSEKADPKLAEWDRMVPVNIVKV, via the coding sequence ATGAGCGATGAAAAGAAGTTTTCAAGAAGGGATCTATTAAAGGTATCAGCTGCAGGCGCTGCAGGAGCCTGTATCATGACGAACGGCGTTCCGGCATTTGCCTCAGGCCTCGGAGCGGCCAAGGCAACTGAATTTGTGGAGCTTCCGCCGGCAAATGCAGAGGCATACGAAACAGCATGCCGCTACTGCCATGTCATGTGCGGTTACAAGGTCTTTGTATGGCCGAAGGGCACAGGCAGAAAGCCTGAGAAGGAGAAGTTCTTCCCTGTTGAGAAGATGAGGGGAGACTGGCCGAATCAGGTATTCACGATAGAGACAATAAAAGGCGGCAAAGCAGTGAACATAATGGTCGTGCCTGATAACAAGGACATTGCAAGCGGATCAAACTACTCCGTCCGCGGCGCCTTCAACGCGCAGAGCTTATACTCTGAAAAACTTCCCACAAGGATACGCCTTAAAAAGCCGATGATCCGCAAGGGAGGAAAAGGAGGCGCTCTGACCGAGGTCTCATGGGATGAGGCATTGGCCTTCTGCGCTGTGAACCTTCAGAACATCATAAAGAAACACGGGCCTGACGCTGTCGGCGCGGTCTACGGCGACTGGGGCTATCTCCAGAACACGCACGCGCTTCTGAAATGGCTCTTCACAGGAATCAAATCAAGCACACTCGCGGGCAACGGCTACCTCTTCTGGGGCGATGAGAGCGCAGGGCTCGCGGATGTAGTAGGCGGCGGCACAAGGTCATTCACATCAGAGGATTTCACAAAGACCAAATGCATCTTCTGCGCGGGCAAGAATCTGAAAGACACAGGTTCATCATGGTACTACAACGCGCTTACGACCGGCGGCATGAACAAGGGCGACATCAAATTGATATTCGTTGACCCGAGAAAGACACAGATGGCTGCTGATGCTGAGAAAAGCGGCGGGCTATTCCTCCAGATCAATCCCGGGACAGACGCGATATTAGGCGCGTCATTGATGCACGTTATCGTCAAGAATGAGCTCTATGACAAAGACTTTGTGCAGAAACACACAACAGGTTTTGATACTCTCAAAGAGACGGTATTAAACAGCAGGTTCGCTCCTGAGAACGCCGAGACGGTCACAGGCATCCCTGCCGCAAAGATAAAAGCTGCTGCTGAGATGCTGGCTAAATACAAAGGCGAAACAATGGTCCTCTTTGAAAAGGGGATAATGCATCAGGTGACAGGTTATGAAAATGAAGTTTCATACAGCGCGCTCGGGATCATCCTCGGCAACGCGGGCAAACCCGGGGCATGCACATCCAGGGCAGGCGGACATCCGAGGGGAACATGGGCTGACCCGCCGGCGCCGAACGGCGACAGCTCCATGAGAAGCATCTGCGACAAGATCGACAAGGGCGAGGTCAAGGCGCTCTGGTCGTACATCAGCAATATCTACGTTCAGCTTCCCAATCTCTCCAAATATAAACCTCAGATCGATAAGATGTTCCTCATCGTAAATGAGATATACCCGACCGACACGACGGCTGCTGCTGATGTTGTCTTCCCGGCAGCGACATGGGGCGAGTGGAACACCATTCAGGCGAGCGAAGACCGCAGGATACATATCCAGCAGGGCTTCATGGATCCTCCGGGCGATGCAAAGCCCGACTGGTGGATCGTAGCTGAGCTTGCAAAACGCATGGGCCTGAGCGGCTTTGACTGGAAGAACGAGCAGGAGATATATGAGGAATGCAATGTCCAGACAAAAGGCGATTTCACCAGCGACATCTCCGAGATATCATGGAATGACCTGATGAAGGCAGGCACGAACGGCATTCAGTTCCCGTACAAAAACCGCAGGAGCATCTCAAGGCTCTATTCACCAGAGACTGAAGAGGTGATGGGAAGGCGTTTTAAACACAAGGACGGCAAGGCGCATCTCGATCCTGTTAAATCTCTGGCAGATCTGGATCCTTATAACCATCCTCTGAGAGACAAGATAACAGGCGATTATCCGTTATGGATGATAATGCACCGCGCGAATGAGATATGGAACACGGGATATAACTTTTACAGCAACGGCGCGAATCAGCCTCTCACGCCGGATCTCTATGAGAGGGTATCGGAACAGACCGTCAGCATCAATCCTGACGATGCAAAAACGATGGGAATAAAGAGCGGCGACTGGGTCACCCTGAATTCCAGGAACGGCAGCATGAAGGCCGTTGCCAAAGTAACTGACCTGACCACTCCGGGAGTTGTGGATGTCATGGCTCTTTATCCAAAGACCGAGGGCACGCCGAATATGGTCACAAGTGAAAAGGCGGATCCGAAGCTGGCAGAGTGGGACAGGATGGTGCCGGTGAATATTGTGAAAGTATAA
- a CDS encoding arsenate reductase (azurin) small subunit: MKVRENEVSEEGVTRRNLLKRAGCAGAAALVLGGLTGKASASGGIYPRVKVANTKDLQAGKTLKFDYPLVGRKSIIMNLRCAVEGGAGADKSIVAYSMFCTHLGCGVDMDKGSGMLVCECHQSVYDPKQSGKVIEGPAPSSLPMVLLEVEKNGDIYAEGVAGLIYGLRNNLLDGEEVK, encoded by the coding sequence ATGAAAGTCAGAGAAAATGAAGTGTCAGAAGAAGGCGTAACACGCCGGAACCTTCTGAAGAGAGCGGGCTGCGCGGGAGCGGCTGCCCTTGTATTAGGCGGGCTGACCGGAAAAGCGTCGGCTTCCGGAGGCATTTATCCGCGGGTGAAGGTCGCCAACACCAAAGATCTTCAGGCAGGAAAGACGTTGAAGTTCGATTATCCGCTTGTCGGAAGAAAGAGCATCATTATGAACCTCAGATGCGCGGTTGAAGGAGGCGCCGGTGCTGACAAGAGCATCGTGGCGTACAGCATGTTCTGCACCCATCTCGGATGCGGGGTTGATATGGACAAGGGGAGCGGGATGCTGGTCTGCGAATGCCACCAGTCCGTTTATGACCCGAAGCAGAGCGGAAAGGTGATCGAAGGGCCTGCGCCAAGCAGCCTGCCGATGGTCTTGTTAGAGGTCGAGAAGAACGGGGACATCTATGCTGAAGGCGTTGCCGGACTTATTTACGGACTCAGAAATAATCTGCTTGACGGCGAGGAGGTCAAATAA
- a CDS encoding cytochrome c yields the protein MKTTLILVIIFCLMNISHVYAEGDSVVLEGGKLYAHYCAVCHGVKGDGKGFNAKNLDPRPADHTDAELMRRRSDKDLYDVIYGGGKKAGKSVLMPPWGNTFSKDQIKSLVLYLRKLCKCTEE from the coding sequence ATGAAAACAACTTTGATACTCGTGATCATATTCTGCCTCATGAACATATCACATGTTTATGCTGAGGGAGATTCAGTTGTGCTTGAAGGCGGCAAATTATACGCGCATTACTGCGCCGTATGCCACGGCGTCAAAGGAGACGGCAAAGGATTCAACGCAAAGAACCTCGATCCGAGGCCTGCAGATCATACCGATGCAGAACTGATGAGAAGAAGGTCTGATAAAGACCTTTATGACGTGATCTACGGCGGCGGGAAAAAGGCCGGCAAGTCTGTGCTCATGCCACCGTGGGGAAATACATTCAGCAAAGATCAGATCAAGTCGCTTGTTCTGTATCTGAGAAAGCTGTGCAAATGTACAGAAGAATAA